In Phycodurus eques isolate BA_2022a chromosome 10, UOR_Pequ_1.1, whole genome shotgun sequence, a genomic segment contains:
- the LOC133408691 gene encoding transmembrane protein 88 isoform X1 codes for MCGTDVDLDDEGSVEEEKEEDLWMGERVKMLPPPVAHSQGSAWGTRRSGSGCVVCGAALVLWNVCVLLAGALLLTLIFSLVLLPAVVLLYVGFLCHSRILDSSSAICNYLDDNSCSALIILGFVMMSPLVVVAAAVFCGLLRRFRLLLLIQPISRARYRGRLMDWVGSVHAWV; via the exons ATGTGTGGCACGGATGTGGACCTGGACGACGAAGGCTCAGtcgaggaggagaaggaggaagacTTGTGGATGGGCGAGCGAGTGAAGATGCTGCCCCCTCCTGTGGCCCACAGCCAGGGTTCCGCGTGGGGCACCCGGAGGAGCGGGTCGGGCTGCGTGGTGTGCGGGGCGGCTCTGGTCCTTTGGAACGTGTGTGTGCTCCTGGCTGGTGCTCTGCTCCTGACGCTGATCTTCTCCTTGGTGCTGCTGCCCGCAGTGGTGCTGCTCTACGTTGGATTCCTGTGCCATTCCAGG ATCCTGGACAGCTCGTCAGCCATCTGCAATTACCTTGACGACAACAGCTGCTCGGCCCTCATCATCCTGGGCTTTGTAATGATGTCGCCGCTCGTGGTTGTGGCGGCGGCGGTCTTCTGCGGTTTGCTGCGAAGGTTTCGACTCCTGCTTCTCATTCAGCCAATCAGTCGCGCACGGTACAGAGGGAGGTTAATGGACTGGGTGGGCAGCGTCCACGCTTGGGTCTGA
- the LOC133408691 gene encoding transmembrane protein 88B isoform X2, translating into MCGTDVDLDDEGSVEEEKEEDLWMGERVKMLPPPVAHSQGSAWGTRRSGSGCVVCGAALVLWNVCVLLAGALLLTLIFSLVLLPAVVLLYVGFLCHSRVRMSVEEIPGRQEGGKPRRTLSHVPMESSSPATLWRPVIRSYVTGKALPEPYKLTSSWPLVFMH; encoded by the exons ATGTGTGGCACGGATGTGGACCTGGACGACGAAGGCTCAGtcgaggaggagaaggaggaagacTTGTGGATGGGCGAGCGAGTGAAGATGCTGCCCCCTCCTGTGGCCCACAGCCAGGGTTCCGCGTGGGGCACCCGGAGGAGCGGGTCGGGCTGCGTGGTGTGCGGGGCGGCTCTGGTCCTTTGGAACGTGTGTGTGCTCCTGGCTGGTGCTCTGCTCCTGACGCTGATCTTCTCCTTGGTGCTGCTGCCCGCAGTGGTGCTGCTCTACGTTGGATTCCTGTGCCATTCCAGG gtgcgaatgaGCGTGGAGGAAATACCCGGCCGGCAAGAGGGCGGTAAACCAAG GCGGACCCTCAGTCACGTGCCCATGGAATCGTCATCACCCGCCACCTTATGGCGCCCTGTTATTCGCTCATATGTGACTGGAAAAGCCCTGCCAGAGCCCTACAAATTGACCTCCAGCTGGCCACTCGTGTTCATGCACTAA